In one Nocardia tengchongensis genomic region, the following are encoded:
- a CDS encoding DUF2142 domain-containing protein, with translation MVFVLLAGIFGAVWSVLTPPFWGHDEITQFSRAYQVAHGGFLPEKIHDDRGPAWGGDVPISIDALMNYAFQDYQDNPDEPEPMVLDPHIYDQLGAASVSDETKQVWFTNTAAYSPVPYLPPALGIRVAEALDLSVGGMVLATRWAGLLAYLLIVGFALRVLRGHRVQWLAFTVAVLPIALFQAGTVTADTVTNALALLVSALVVKGLFLGERLTKPETVAALAATVLLPVCKPTYVLIAMLPVLIPARRFGFGDGERVAVWQRVLPWAAAGVGAVAFAMWMKIAAPTGDGMSLMRPEKQWGTVRPGDQLHGILSDPFHFLRVFGDSIARRDQLWFTQFFGQLGFSYVEVPALTILAGLLAFGMSLGVAERFSPSGASRSRTWLVLLTIAASVAMIYVTLYMSFTPVGYFMIDGVQGRYFVPLAVLGLAVLLRWVPLRLTDAAGRVPARAAAFTVVAATSVALIAAVVKYSTLVWG, from the coding sequence GTGGTTTTCGTACTGCTCGCCGGCATCTTCGGCGCGGTGTGGTCGGTGCTGACCCCGCCGTTCTGGGGCCACGACGAGATCACCCAGTTCAGCCGGGCCTACCAGGTCGCGCACGGCGGCTTCCTGCCCGAGAAGATCCACGACGACCGCGGGCCCGCGTGGGGCGGCGACGTGCCGATCAGCATCGACGCGCTGATGAACTACGCCTTCCAGGACTACCAGGACAATCCGGATGAGCCGGAGCCCATGGTGCTGGACCCGCACATCTACGACCAGCTCGGCGCGGCGTCGGTCTCCGACGAGACCAAGCAGGTGTGGTTCACCAATACCGCGGCCTACTCCCCCGTTCCGTACCTCCCGCCCGCGCTCGGTATCCGCGTCGCCGAGGCCCTCGACCTGAGTGTCGGCGGCATGGTGCTGGCCACCCGCTGGGCCGGACTGCTCGCCTACCTGCTGATCGTCGGTTTCGCGCTGCGCGTGCTGCGCGGGCACCGGGTGCAGTGGCTGGCGTTCACCGTCGCGGTGCTGCCGATCGCGCTGTTCCAGGCCGGCACCGTCACCGCGGACACCGTCACCAACGCGCTGGCCCTGCTGGTGTCGGCGCTGGTGGTGAAGGGCCTGTTCCTCGGTGAGCGCCTGACCAAGCCGGAGACGGTGGCCGCGCTGGCCGCCACCGTGCTGCTGCCGGTGTGCAAGCCGACCTACGTGCTGATCGCCATGCTGCCCGTGCTGATCCCGGCCCGCCGCTTCGGTTTCGGTGACGGCGAGCGGGTCGCGGTGTGGCAGCGGGTGCTGCCCTGGGCCGCGGCCGGGGTCGGCGCGGTGGCGTTCGCGATGTGGATGAAGATCGCCGCCCCGACCGGCGACGGCATGAGCCTGATGCGGCCCGAGAAGCAGTGGGGCACGGTGCGGCCGGGCGACCAGCTGCACGGCATCCTGAGCGACCCGTTCCATTTCCTGCGGGTGTTCGGCGACAGCATCGCCCGCCGCGACCAGCTCTGGTTCACCCAGTTCTTCGGTCAGCTCGGCTTCTCCTACGTGGAGGTGCCCGCCCTGACCATCCTGGCCGGGCTGCTGGCCTTCGGCATGAGTCTCGGTGTGGCCGAGCGCTTCTCGCCGAGCGGCGCGAGCCGTTCGCGGACCTGGCTGGTGCTGCTGACCATCGCGGCCAGCGTGGCCATGATCTACGTGACGCTGTACATGTCCTTCACCCCGGTCGGCTACTTCATGATCGACGGCGTGCAGGGTCGCTACTTCGTGCCGCTGGCGGTGCTGGGGCTGGCGGTACTGCTGCGCTGGGTGCCCTTGCGGCTCACCGACGCCGCGGGCCGGGTGCCGGCGCGCGCGGCGGCATTCACCGTGGTCGCGGCCACTTCGGTGGCACTGATCGCGGCGGTGGTGAAGTACTCGACCCTGGTCTGGGGCTGA
- a CDS encoding glycosyltransferase, whose product MDASAGQAVTETEDRKATGEAPASLRAEHAAPDRLVLARGIFCGPAPKISDDLYAVAKGKVTRERQTLRLEKGASVNTNTYFGRFAAAYWQRWTKVTEVEVGMTLEVTGKVRVRLAASDIAGHRRVVDTAVVRETGRVTLLAPLDMYVDGGAIWLEIEALGGEAVITDLEWTAAAPEQVRPVAIAICTFNRAQDCANTVAALASDSTVLSLIDAVYVVDQGTDLVQDQALFTETQPKFGDKLRYIRQPNLGGAGGFTRGLYEVSGANEHADVILMDDDILCEPETVLRLNAFANLTVEPTLVGAQMLFLFNPDYLNVGAEETNLGKLRHGQKVAKALRNTSMLKKHQERRVDAGYQAWWTCLIPAEVVKKIGLPVPIFFQWDDVEYGLRARENGFVTVTLPNAAVWHADFYWKDFDDWARYFSSRNSLIVSSLHHDLDGKAITRQLFREIAEYLVGMQYGLAHTTLQGIEDYLKGPETLRDGGIEALAKARGSRSDYPETAKHPAATSPVSNAHLHVRRAGGEPSHPLLVLYKRALNQWTGRVIPGPVAVTREDAHWWHVGLFNHVVVTDASQSGVRVRVRDKETARRLLVRTYRVLRQLRKELPELQRRWRGAMPELTSRENWERLYGIDKTA is encoded by the coding sequence ATGGATGCGTCGGCTGGGCAGGCCGTGACCGAAACCGAGGATCGGAAGGCGACCGGGGAGGCCCCCGCCTCCCTGCGCGCGGAACATGCCGCGCCGGATCGGCTGGTGCTGGCCCGCGGAATCTTCTGCGGCCCCGCCCCCAAGATCAGCGACGACCTGTACGCGGTGGCCAAGGGCAAGGTCACCCGGGAACGGCAGACCCTGCGCCTGGAGAAGGGCGCGTCGGTCAATACCAATACCTATTTCGGCCGCTTCGCCGCGGCCTACTGGCAGCGCTGGACCAAGGTCACCGAGGTCGAGGTGGGCATGACCCTCGAGGTGACCGGCAAGGTGCGGGTGCGGCTGGCCGCCTCCGACATCGCCGGACACCGCCGGGTGGTGGACACCGCCGTGGTGAGGGAGACCGGCCGGGTGACGCTGCTCGCCCCGCTGGACATGTACGTCGACGGCGGCGCGATCTGGCTGGAGATCGAGGCGCTCGGCGGTGAGGCCGTGATCACCGATCTGGAGTGGACCGCGGCCGCGCCCGAGCAGGTGCGTCCGGTGGCCATCGCCATCTGCACCTTCAACCGCGCGCAGGACTGCGCCAATACCGTTGCGGCGCTGGCCTCCGATTCGACGGTGCTGTCGCTCATCGACGCCGTGTACGTGGTCGACCAGGGCACCGACCTGGTGCAGGACCAGGCGCTGTTCACCGAGACCCAGCCGAAGTTCGGCGACAAGCTGCGCTACATCCGGCAGCCGAACCTCGGTGGCGCGGGCGGTTTCACCCGCGGCCTCTACGAGGTGTCCGGCGCCAACGAGCACGCCGACGTCATCCTGATGGACGACGACATCCTGTGCGAGCCGGAAACAGTGCTGCGGCTCAACGCCTTCGCCAACCTGACCGTGGAACCCACCCTGGTGGGCGCGCAGATGCTGTTCCTGTTCAACCCCGACTACCTGAATGTCGGTGCGGAAGAGACGAACCTGGGCAAGCTGCGCCACGGCCAGAAGGTGGCCAAGGCACTGCGCAACACCTCCATGCTGAAGAAGCATCAGGAGCGCCGCGTGGACGCCGGCTACCAGGCCTGGTGGACCTGTCTGATCCCGGCCGAGGTGGTCAAGAAGATCGGGCTGCCGGTGCCGATCTTCTTCCAGTGGGACGACGTGGAATACGGCCTGCGCGCGCGGGAGAACGGTTTCGTCACCGTCACCCTGCCCAATGCCGCCGTGTGGCACGCCGACTTCTACTGGAAGGACTTCGACGACTGGGCGCGCTACTTCTCCTCGCGCAACTCGCTGATCGTGTCCTCCCTGCACCACGATCTGGACGGCAAGGCGATCACCCGCCAGCTGTTCCGGGAGATCGCCGAATACCTGGTCGGCATGCAGTACGGCCTGGCGCACACCACCCTGCAGGGCATCGAGGACTACCTGAAGGGCCCGGAGACCCTGCGTGACGGCGGTATCGAGGCGCTGGCCAAGGCCCGCGGCTCGCGCTCCGACTACCCGGAGACCGCCAAGCACCCGGCGGCCACCTCCCCGGTCTCCAACGCGCACCTGCACGTGCGCCGTGCGGGCGGCGAGCCCAGCCACCCGCTGCTGGTGCTCTACAAGCGTGCTCTCAACCAGTGGACCGGCCGCGTCATCCCCGGTCCCGTCGCGGTCACCCGCGAGGACGCGCACTGGTGGCACGTCGGCCTGTTCAACCACGTGGTCGTCACCGACGCTTCCCAGTCCGGTGTCCGAGTTCGCGTGCGCGACAAGGAAACCGCCCGTCGCCTGCTGGTGCGCACCTACCGTGTGCTGCGGCAGCTCCGTAAGGAACTGCCCGAACTGCAGCGGCGCTGGCGGGGCGCGATGCCGGAACTCACCAGTCGTGAGAACTGGGAACGCCTCTACGGAATCGACAAGACTGCTTGA
- a CDS encoding TetR/AcrR family transcriptional regulator, translating to MAPPRKHDTDVILDAARTLVLRDGPRAAGVAAIAEASGAPVGTLYHRFGNRNGVLTEAWIRALDRFQSRVLAAGGAEDPLEAAVGMTAAAVGFGRDCIDDAKLLLELRPSDLLDGAPDTEFRDRLARMNEPLIAQLHRIAIGLYGSAGPREVDAVSRAVVDLPYAALRRHGHAPELPDWLEVDLADAARTLLTAR from the coding sequence ATGGCTCCTCCCCGCAAGCACGACACCGATGTGATCCTCGACGCGGCCCGCACCCTGGTGCTGCGCGACGGCCCCCGCGCGGCCGGGGTCGCGGCCATCGCCGAGGCCAGCGGCGCGCCCGTGGGCACGCTCTACCACCGGTTCGGCAACCGCAACGGCGTGCTCACCGAGGCGTGGATCCGGGCCCTGGACCGGTTCCAGTCCCGCGTACTGGCCGCCGGCGGCGCGGAGGATCCACTCGAAGCGGCGGTCGGCATGACCGCCGCCGCAGTCGGCTTCGGCCGGGACTGCATCGACGACGCCAAACTGCTGCTCGAGTTGCGCCCGAGCGATCTGCTCGACGGCGCGCCCGACACCGAGTTCCGTGATCGCCTGGCCCGGATGAACGAACCCCTGATCGCGCAGCTGCACCGCATCGCGATCGGCCTCTACGGCAGTGCCGGCCCCCGCGAGGTCGACGCCGTCAGCCGCGCCGTCGTGGACCTCCCCTACGCCGCGCTCCGCCGCCACGGCCACGCCCCCGAACTCCCGGACTGGCTGGAAGTCGACCTCGCCGACGCTGCCCGCACCCTGCTGACCGCGCGATGA
- a CDS encoding NAD(P)-dependent oxidoreductase, translating to MTGAQKPLAGRTMIMSGGSRGIGLEIAKRAAADGANITLIAKTDAPHPKLPGTIHTAAAELESAGGTVLKYLGDVRDDEAVADAVRQTQERFGGIDLVVNNASAIDISPTELLPMKKYDLMQDINCRGSFLLSKLSIPALKESAQAGRNPHILTLSPPLNLDPKWAGMALGYTIAKYGMSLTTLGLSEELRKYGIGVNSLWPRTTIATAAVKNLLGGEQMIATSATPDIYADAAYLVLTSPAKDTTGNFFIDDDVLAAHGITDLDKYRVTPGDAPLTTDLFL from the coding sequence ATGACCGGAGCACAGAAGCCGCTGGCGGGCCGGACCATGATCATGTCGGGTGGTAGTCGCGGGATCGGGCTGGAGATCGCCAAGCGGGCGGCGGCCGACGGCGCGAACATCACCCTCATCGCGAAAACCGATGCGCCACACCCGAAATTGCCGGGCACCATTCACACCGCGGCGGCGGAACTGGAGAGTGCGGGCGGCACAGTCCTCAAATACCTCGGTGACGTGCGGGACGACGAGGCCGTCGCGGACGCGGTCCGGCAGACGCAGGAGCGGTTCGGCGGGATCGACCTGGTGGTGAACAACGCCTCGGCCATCGACATCTCCCCCACCGAGCTGCTGCCGATGAAGAAGTACGACCTCATGCAGGACATCAACTGCCGGGGCAGCTTCCTGCTCTCCAAACTCAGCATCCCGGCCCTGAAGGAGTCGGCGCAGGCCGGCCGCAATCCGCATATCCTCACGCTGTCGCCGCCGCTGAACCTGGATCCGAAGTGGGCGGGCATGGCGCTGGGCTACACCATCGCCAAGTACGGAATGTCGCTCACCACACTGGGTTTGAGCGAGGAGCTGCGCAAGTACGGCATCGGCGTGAACTCGCTGTGGCCCCGCACCACCATCGCCACCGCGGCGGTCAAGAATCTGCTCGGCGGCGAGCAGATGATCGCCACCTCCGCCACCCCCGACATCTACGCCGATGCCGCCTACCTGGTGCTCACCTCCCCGGCCAAGGACACCACCGGCAACTTCTTCATCGACGATGATGTCCTTGCGGCGCACGGGATCACGGACCTCGACAAGTACCGGGTGACCCCGGGCGACGCCCCGCTCACCACCGACCTGTTCCTCTGA
- a CDS encoding serine hydrolase, which produces MSAMRRPRGRVLLAGVGVLAVLAAQACGTDPGSGEPARKEFYRTVTEALDGVVRSGFPGAQVVFDGPDGHHVLTAGAGDLSTGAPIPEDARVRIGSNTKTYVATVVLQLVGEGKVELDAPIERYLPGVVRGNGNDGNRVTVRQLLQHTSGLPEYLAGRDPAAPSSGQLTADSDQLRRSHYEPADLVRIAMAMPPQFEPGARSVYTNTNYILLGMLIQQVTGRPAAAEIDSRILAPLGLRDTYFPDSRETGIRGPHPRGYHEIDGRREDFTDLDPSWADTAGAMIATPADLNRFFTALLAGKLLPAAQLAEMKKTVPWDRGEPGSGYGLGLIRHASSCGKEVWGHGGSIPGFGTHTGVAADGTAVVVTVNQLLADRDASEVVTKAFDSAFCS; this is translated from the coding sequence ATGAGCGCAATGCGGCGGCCACGTGGCCGGGTGCTGCTGGCCGGTGTCGGGGTCCTGGCCGTCCTCGCGGCCCAGGCGTGCGGCACCGACCCCGGGAGCGGCGAACCCGCTCGCAAGGAGTTCTATCGCACCGTCACCGAGGCCCTCGACGGCGTGGTCCGCAGCGGCTTCCCGGGCGCACAGGTCGTGTTCGACGGACCGGACGGTCATCACGTGCTCACCGCGGGCGCGGGTGACCTGAGCACCGGCGCACCCATCCCCGAGGATGCGCGGGTGCGGATCGGCAGCAATACCAAGACCTACGTCGCCACCGTGGTGCTGCAGCTGGTCGGCGAGGGCAAGGTCGAACTGGACGCTCCGATCGAGCGCTATCTGCCGGGCGTGGTGCGAGGCAACGGCAATGACGGCAACCGCGTCACGGTCCGGCAGTTGCTGCAGCACACCAGCGGCCTGCCCGAGTATCTGGCCGGCCGCGACCCCGCCGCACCCAGCTCCGGGCAGTTGACCGCCGATTCCGATCAACTCCGCCGGTCCCATTACGAACCGGCGGACCTGGTCCGCATCGCCATGGCCATGCCACCGCAATTCGAGCCCGGCGCGCGCTCGGTTTACACGAACACCAACTACATCCTGCTCGGCATGCTGATCCAGCAGGTCACCGGCCGCCCGGCCGCGGCCGAGATCGACAGCCGCATCCTGGCGCCGCTGGGCCTGCGCGACACCTACTTCCCCGACTCGCGCGAGACCGGGATTCGCGGACCGCATCCGCGCGGATATCACGAAATCGACGGTCGCCGAGAGGACTTCACCGACCTGGACCCGTCCTGGGCCGATACCGCGGGCGCGATGATCGCCACCCCCGCCGACCTGAATCGCTTCTTCACGGCCCTGCTCGCCGGGAAACTGCTGCCCGCCGCGCAGTTGGCGGAGATGAAGAAGACCGTCCCCTGGGATCGCGGCGAACCCGGCTCCGGCTACGGGCTCGGCCTGATCCGCCACGCGAGCTCGTGCGGCAAGGAGGTGTGGGGCCACGGCGGCAGCATTCCCGGCTTCGGCACCCACACCGGTGTGGCCGCCGACGGCACCGCCGTGGTGGTGACCGTCAATCAGCTGCTGGCCGACCGGGATGCCTCCGAGGTCGTGACCAAGGCCTTCGACTCCGCCTTCTGTTCGTGA
- a CDS encoding alpha/beta fold hydrolase encodes MRFREIARTRQGLAALAVTGLAAGAALITAAVTEPPATAASLDRYYHQRLDWKSCDIPGLDGMGGQCADITVPLNYAEPQGRTTTVVISRIPATDPARRRGVMLSNPGGPGGSGLDYFVDTSKAMTPEVRARYDLIGMDPRGVGRSAAVNCRWPTGFGLQFAGVDAKGFAESVATQSDLAARCAAAEGERLPHMTTRNTARDMDVIRAVLGEDRISYLGTSYGTYLGAVYMQMFPDRADRMVLDGSVDPDRYGVVGMVQDMGAPNEAALDAWAAWTAEHDGEYHLGATAAAVRDRVQRLIARAAAEPIRIGEFDVDAHSLPLVLYIAFDSPQNYGRAAQQIRELADAADGKRIEPDENLAGSLAVILRAQPRDMSPAMAVLCGDVGAPRDPAWYWHNLEAARATQPVFGALANNITPCAFWAPPAESPTAIGNSVPNLIIQATGDTRTNYGGALAMHRALTGSRMVTLQDVAVHSILGRYPNSCVYDAVNTYLADGILPAADLSCRDE; translated from the coding sequence GTGCGTTTTCGCGAGATCGCCCGCACTCGACAAGGTTTGGCCGCGCTGGCGGTGACCGGTCTGGCGGCGGGAGCCGCGCTCATCACCGCCGCCGTCACCGAGCCGCCGGCCACCGCGGCGTCCCTGGACCGCTACTACCACCAGCGACTCGACTGGAAATCCTGTGACATTCCGGGGCTCGACGGCATGGGCGGGCAGTGCGCCGACATCACCGTGCCGTTGAATTACGCCGAGCCGCAGGGCCGCACGACCACTGTCGTCATCTCCCGCATCCCCGCCACCGACCCGGCGCGAAGGCGCGGTGTCATGCTCTCCAATCCGGGCGGCCCCGGCGGCTCGGGCCTGGACTATTTCGTCGACACCAGCAAGGCCATGACGCCCGAGGTCCGCGCCCGCTACGACCTGATCGGCATGGATCCCCGTGGTGTCGGGCGGTCCGCGGCGGTGAACTGCCGCTGGCCGACCGGCTTCGGACTGCAGTTCGCGGGCGTCGACGCCAAGGGTTTCGCCGAATCCGTGGCCACCCAATCCGATCTGGCGGCGCGGTGCGCGGCCGCCGAGGGAGAGCGGCTGCCGCACATGACAACTCGCAATACCGCCCGCGACATGGATGTCATCCGCGCCGTGCTCGGTGAGGACCGGATCAGCTACCTGGGCACCTCGTATGGCACCTATCTGGGTGCGGTGTACATGCAGATGTTCCCGGACCGGGCCGACCGCATGGTGCTCGACGGCAGTGTCGACCCCGACCGCTACGGCGTGGTCGGCATGGTGCAGGACATGGGCGCACCCAATGAGGCCGCGCTCGACGCCTGGGCGGCCTGGACCGCCGAACACGACGGTGAATACCACCTCGGCGCGACCGCGGCCGCCGTCCGCGACCGGGTCCAGCGGCTCATCGCCCGCGCCGCTGCCGAGCCGATCCGGATCGGCGAGTTCGACGTCGACGCGCACTCCCTGCCCCTGGTGCTCTACATCGCCTTCGATTCCCCGCAGAACTACGGCCGTGCCGCTCAACAGATCCGGGAGCTCGCCGACGCCGCCGACGGGAAGCGGATCGAGCCGGACGAGAACCTGGCCGGCAGCCTGGCCGTGATACTGCGTGCCCAGCCGCGCGATATGTCGCCCGCGATGGCGGTCCTCTGCGGGGATGTCGGCGCACCCCGCGATCCGGCGTGGTACTGGCACAATCTCGAGGCCGCCCGCGCCACCCAGCCGGTCTTCGGGGCGCTGGCGAACAACATCACGCCGTGCGCGTTCTGGGCCCCGCCCGCCGAATCACCCACGGCCATCGGCAATTCGGTGCCGAACCTGATCATCCAGGCCACCGGCGACACCCGCACCAACTACGGTGGTGCGCTCGCCATGCACCGCGCGCTGACCGGTTCCCGCATGGTGACGCTGCAGGACGTAGCCGTCCACTCGATCCTGGGCCGCTACCCGAACTCCTGTGTCTACGACGCCGTGAACACCTACCTGGCCGACGGCATCCTGCCCGCCGCCGACCTCAGCTGCCGCGACGAGTGA
- a CDS encoding response regulator transcription factor: MRVVIAEDDALLREGLTLLLKTAGIDVVAAVDNADDFLRIVTADRPDAVVVDVRMPPTFTDDGLRAAVRARQIHPGLPVLVLSAWVEDSYAAELLGDGAGGIGYLLKERVGKVDRFLDSLRRVAEGGTAMDPEVIAQLLVRRKTDDPLAALTPREREVLALMAEGLDNATIAERLVVTEGAVLKHIRSIFAKLGLFADEVGHRRVLAVLAYLNA; encoded by the coding sequence ATGCGGGTGGTGATCGCGGAGGACGACGCGCTGCTGCGGGAAGGTCTGACGCTGCTGCTGAAGACCGCCGGCATCGATGTGGTCGCGGCGGTCGACAATGCCGACGACTTCTTGCGGATCGTCACCGCCGACCGGCCCGACGCGGTGGTGGTGGATGTGCGGATGCCACCCACCTTCACCGATGACGGGCTGCGGGCGGCGGTGCGCGCCAGGCAGATTCATCCGGGACTGCCGGTGCTGGTGCTCTCGGCCTGGGTCGAGGACAGCTACGCGGCCGAACTGCTCGGCGACGGGGCGGGCGGAATCGGGTATCTGCTCAAGGAGCGGGTCGGGAAGGTGGATCGCTTCCTGGATTCGCTGCGGCGGGTGGCCGAGGGCGGGACCGCGATGGATCCCGAGGTGATCGCGCAACTGCTGGTGCGGCGCAAGACCGACGATCCGCTGGCGGCGCTGACCCCGCGCGAGCGGGAGGTGCTGGCGCTCATGGCCGAGGGGCTCGACAATGCCACCATTGCCGAGCGCCTCGTGGTCACCGAAGGCGCTGTGCTCAAACACATTCGGAGCATCTTCGCCAAGCTGGGGCTGTTCGCCGACGAGGTGGGGCACCGGCGGGTGCTGGCCGTCCTCGCCTATCTGAACGCCTGA
- a CDS encoding sensor histidine kinase, whose product MTADPMPEHGPDHRAGGVAVTTPGNGDSGDTLPTARRWAVDRLRALPGSIGYLLIGGATGAAATLATVGLLLVAATSLIGVGIPAVPEFLRLIRPLTGFERRRAGKRLGVPVRAEYQPMTGGLRQRLTSAFQDPANARDIAWLCVHGVPGMVVALFAIGLPWGLLNQLAIPAYWQIVPPGTIQSFGFVVDSWPLAWLSALIAIPLAALVLQIPVVARWQALLARTLLGAPRAELAVRVAELTATRAAALDAHGAELRRIERDLHDGAQARIAAVIMQLGLADQLRHRDPGAADELVRKAQDTAEAALTELRDVVRGIYPPVLADRGLTSAVSALAARSPIPCTLDIEGDGPRHPAAVEAAAYFVIAEALTNATKHSGAQQLRVDLGGTAELLTVQVHDDGVGSAIETEGGGLAGIRRRAEALDGRMLLSSPPGGPTVVRVELPCRS is encoded by the coding sequence ATGACTGCCGACCCGATGCCGGAGCACGGCCCGGATCACCGGGCCGGCGGCGTGGCAGTGACTACTCCGGGCAATGGCGATTCCGGCGACACCCTGCCGACCGCCCGACGGTGGGCGGTGGATCGGCTGCGGGCACTGCCGGGCAGCATCGGATACCTGCTGATCGGTGGTGCCACCGGAGCCGCGGCCACCCTCGCGACGGTCGGTTTGCTGCTGGTCGCGGCGACCAGTCTGATCGGCGTCGGTATTCCGGCGGTTCCCGAATTTCTGCGGCTGATCCGGCCACTGACCGGTTTCGAACGGCGGCGGGCCGGAAAGCGGTTGGGCGTGCCGGTCAGGGCGGAGTATCAGCCGATGACGGGCGGGCTGCGGCAGCGGTTGACGAGTGCCTTCCAGGATCCGGCGAACGCGCGGGATATCGCGTGGCTGTGCGTGCACGGGGTGCCCGGCATGGTGGTGGCGCTGTTCGCGATCGGATTGCCCTGGGGCTTGCTGAATCAGCTGGCGATACCGGCGTACTGGCAGATCGTGCCGCCGGGCACCATCCAAAGCTTCGGTTTCGTCGTCGACTCGTGGCCGCTGGCCTGGCTCAGCGCCCTCATCGCGATTCCCTTGGCCGCCTTGGTGCTCCAGATTCCGGTCGTGGCCCGCTGGCAGGCGCTGCTGGCGCGGACACTGCTCGGGGCCCCGCGGGCCGAGCTGGCGGTCCGGGTGGCGGAACTGACCGCGACGCGCGCGGCCGCCCTGGACGCGCACGGGGCGGAACTGCGACGCATCGAACGGGATCTGCACGATGGCGCGCAGGCGCGGATCGCGGCGGTGATCATGCAACTGGGGCTGGCTGATCAACTGCGGCACCGTGATCCAGGCGCGGCGGACGAGCTCGTGCGCAAGGCGCAGGACACCGCCGAGGCCGCACTCACCGAATTACGCGACGTAGTGCGCGGCATCTATCCGCCGGTGCTCGCGGATCGTGGTCTGACCAGCGCCGTCTCGGCCCTGGCTGCCCGTTCGCCGATCCCCTGCACGCTCGATATCGAGGGGGACGGCCCGCGGCACCCGGCGGCGGTGGAGGCCGCCGCGTACTTCGTGATCGCGGAAGCGCTGACCAATGCGACCAAACACTCCGGGGCCCAACAGCTTCGAGTGGATCTCGGGGGCACCGCCGAGCTGCTGACCGTGCAGGTTCACGACGATGGCGTCGGCTCGGCGATCGAGACCGAGGGCGGCGGGCTGGCCGGAATCCGGCGGCGGGCCGAGGCGCTGGACGGCCGGATGCTGCTGAGCAGCCCGCCGGGCGGGCCCACCGTGGTGCGGGTGGAGCTGCCGTGTCGATCGTGA
- the rsgA gene encoding ribosome small subunit-dependent GTPase A produces MSTVDLDLLSPYGWNSALAADYLPLLGADLIPARVIRMDRSECDIAAPLPTADYRSRLTAAVVRAQLPRSDAEVSGLCTGDWVAIDRGRTVRALLPRRTAIVRAAVSGQPDARAKSAHQVLAANVDTVLVCTAGDGDVDLGRIERLLALAWESGAQPIVVLTKADLAHDIPIEDVRAAAPGVTVLAVSAAGGVGMDVLAALLTGTVALIGPSGAGKSTLANALLGAEVFATQAVRDGDKRGRHTTVHRELRPLPGGGTLIDTPGLRSVGLWDAATGIGRAFSDVESLAGLCRFADCAHRTEPGCAVLAAIESGELPQRRLDSFRKLSRENDWLASRTDARLQAERKKVWKDINKSQRRMYKERGGKQR; encoded by the coding sequence ATGTCTACGGTCGATCTCGACCTGCTCTCCCCCTACGGCTGGAACTCCGCCCTCGCCGCCGACTACCTGCCGCTGCTGGGCGCGGACCTGATTCCCGCCCGCGTGATCCGCATGGATCGCAGCGAATGCGATATCGCCGCACCGCTCCCCACCGCCGACTACCGGAGCCGTTTGACGGCCGCCGTGGTCCGCGCACAGCTCCCGCGCTCGGATGCCGAGGTCAGCGGACTGTGCACCGGCGACTGGGTGGCCATCGATCGCGGCCGCACGGTGCGGGCCCTGCTGCCGCGCCGGACCGCCATCGTGCGAGCGGCCGTCTCCGGACAGCCCGATGCCCGCGCCAAATCCGCCCATCAGGTGCTGGCCGCGAATGTGGACACGGTGCTGGTGTGCACCGCCGGTGACGGGGACGTGGATCTCGGGCGCATCGAGCGGCTGCTCGCGCTGGCCTGGGAATCCGGCGCCCAGCCGATCGTGGTGCTCACCAAAGCCGATCTGGCGCACGATATTCCGATCGAGGACGTCAGGGCCGCCGCACCCGGGGTGACGGTGCTGGCCGTCAGCGCCGCCGGTGGTGTCGGCATGGATGTGCTGGCCGCCCTGCTGACCGGGACGGTCGCCCTGATCGGTCCCTCGGGTGCGGGCAAGTCCACGCTCGCCAACGCGCTGCTCGGCGCGGAGGTCTTCGCCACCCAGGCGGTTCGCGACGGCGACAAGCGCGGTCGGCACACCACCGTGCACCGCGAGCTGCGGCCGCTGCCCGGCGGCGGCACCCTCATCGATACGCCCGGTCTGCGGTCGGTCGGGCTCTGGGATGCCGCGACGGGTATCGGCCGCGCCTTCAGCGATGTCGAATCCCTGGCCGGACTGTGCCGGTTCGCCGATTGCGCCCACCGGACCGAACCGGGGTGCGCGGTGCTGGCGGCCATCGAATCCGGTGAGCTGCCGCAGCGGCGGCTGGACAGCTTCCGCAAGCTGAGCCGGGAGAACGACTGGCTGGCCTCCCGCACCGACGCCCGGCTGCAGGCCGAGCGCAAGAAGGTGTGGAAGGACATCAACAAGAGCCAGCGCCGGATGTACAAGGAGCGCGGCGGCAAACAGCGCTGA